The Tenacibaculum jejuense genome includes a window with the following:
- the clpB gene encoding ATP-dependent chaperone ClpB has protein sequence MNFNNFTIKSQETVQLAQQITQEYSHNQIENEHFFKALLQVDKNVLPYILKKLNVNVDLVSQVLEKQLQSFSKVNGVDIMLSREANKTLNEASIIAKKMNDEYVSVEHLILAIFSSKSQIAQFLKDQGVNEKNLKAAIEELRKGNRVTSQSAEESYNALNKYAKNLNQLAQDGKLDPVIGRDEEIRRLLQILSRRTKNNPILVGEPGTGKTAIAEGLAHRIIKGDVPENLKDKEIYSLDMGALIAGAKFKGEFEERLKAVVKEVTSSEGDIVLFIDEIHTLVGAGGGQGAMDAANILKPALARGELRAIGATTLDEYQKYFEKDKALERRFQKVMVDEPDTESAISILRGIKEKYETHHKVRIKDEAIIGAVELSQRYITSRFLPDKAIDLMDEAAAKLRMEINSKPEELDVLDRKIMQLEIEIEAIKRENDDLKLKSLNADLANLKEERNDINAKWQSEKSVVDTIQKLKTDIEDYKLEAEKAERNGDYGRVAELRYGKIKEAQEALEQQQETLINESDNTLIKEEVTYDDIAEVVAKWTGIPVTKMLQSEREKLLRLEDELHKRVVGQEEAIEAVSDAVRRSRAGLQNPNKPIGSFLFLGTTGVGKTELAKALASYLFDDENAMTRIDMSEYQERHSVSRLVGAPPGYIGYDEGGQLTEAVRRKPYSVVLLDEIEKAHPDTFNILLQVLDEGRLTDNKGRVADFKNTIIIMTSNMGSHIIQEKYETMNGAIEASMDLAKEEVLGLLKQSVRPEFLNRIDDIIMFTPLSKDNIKSIVRLQLNHIKKMISAQNITLDATEQAITHLAEKGFQPEFGARPVKRVIQKQVLNLLSKEILAGKISNDSLILLDEFDGTLVFRNPIHDEEE, from the coding sequence ATGAATTTTAATAACTTTACTATAAAATCACAAGAGACTGTTCAACTTGCACAACAAATTACGCAAGAATATAGTCATAATCAAATTGAGAACGAGCATTTTTTCAAGGCGTTATTACAAGTTGATAAAAATGTTTTACCCTACATACTAAAGAAATTAAATGTTAATGTGGATTTAGTTTCTCAAGTATTAGAAAAGCAACTACAAAGTTTTTCTAAAGTTAATGGGGTTGATATTATGCTATCAAGAGAGGCTAATAAAACCTTAAATGAAGCTAGTATTATTGCTAAAAAAATGAACGATGAATATGTATCTGTTGAACATTTAATTTTAGCTATTTTTAGTTCTAAAAGTCAAATTGCTCAGTTTTTAAAGGATCAAGGTGTAAATGAGAAAAATTTAAAAGCTGCCATAGAAGAACTTCGCAAAGGAAACAGAGTTACATCTCAAAGTGCAGAAGAATCTTACAACGCTCTGAATAAGTATGCTAAAAATTTAAATCAATTAGCACAAGACGGAAAACTAGATCCCGTTATTGGTAGAGATGAAGAAATTAGACGTTTACTTCAAATTCTTTCTAGACGAACTAAAAACAATCCTATTTTAGTTGGTGAACCTGGTACAGGTAAAACTGCTATTGCTGAAGGATTAGCACACCGAATTATTAAAGGTGATGTTCCTGAAAATTTAAAAGATAAAGAAATTTACTCTCTAGATATGGGAGCTTTAATAGCAGGAGCTAAATTCAAAGGAGAGTTCGAGGAACGATTAAAAGCCGTTGTAAAAGAAGTTACTTCTTCTGAAGGCGATATCGTATTATTTATTGATGAAATTCATACTTTAGTTGGTGCTGGTGGCGGACAAGGTGCAATGGATGCTGCAAATATTTTGAAGCCTGCATTAGCTCGTGGTGAATTAAGAGCAATTGGTGCTACAACTTTAGATGAATATCAGAAATATTTCGAAAAAGATAAAGCTTTAGAACGTCGTTTTCAAAAAGTAATGGTTGATGAACCAGATACTGAAAGTGCAATTTCTATATTACGTGGAATAAAAGAAAAATACGAAACACATCATAAAGTTCGAATTAAAGACGAAGCTATTATTGGTGCTGTAGAGCTTTCTCAACGTTATATTACGAGTCGATTTTTACCAGACAAAGCCATCGATTTAATGGATGAAGCAGCAGCTAAACTTCGAATGGAAATTAATTCTAAACCTGAAGAATTAGATGTTTTAGATCGTAAAATAATGCAATTAGAAATTGAAATTGAAGCGATAAAACGTGAAAATGACGATTTAAAATTAAAATCATTAAATGCCGATCTTGCTAATTTAAAAGAAGAGCGTAATGATATTAATGCAAAATGGCAATCTGAAAAAAGTGTAGTAGATACAATTCAGAAGTTAAAAACTGATATTGAAGATTATAAATTAGAAGCTGAAAAAGCCGAACGCAATGGAGATTATGGTCGTGTTGCTGAGTTGAGATATGGTAAAATAAAAGAAGCTCAAGAAGCATTAGAACAACAACAAGAAACTTTAATTAACGAAAGTGATAATACTTTAATTAAAGAAGAGGTTACTTATGATGATATTGCTGAAGTTGTTGCTAAATGGACTGGAATTCCTGTTACGAAAATGTTACAATCTGAACGAGAAAAGTTACTTCGTTTAGAAGACGAGTTACACAAGCGCGTTGTTGGACAAGAAGAAGCTATTGAAGCAGTTTCTGATGCGGTACGACGTTCTAGAGCTGGATTACAAAATCCGAATAAACCAATTGGTTCTTTCCTTTTCTTAGGAACAACTGGTGTTGGTAAAACAGAATTAGCAAAAGCTTTAGCTTCCTATTTGTTTGATGATGAAAATGCAATGACAAGAATAGATATGAGTGAATATCAAGAACGTCATTCTGTAAGTCGATTAGTTGGAGCGCCTCCAGGTTATATTGGTTATGATGAAGGCGGACAATTAACTGAAGCTGTTCGTAGAAAACCATATTCTGTAGTTTTATTGGATGAAATAGAAAAAGCACATCCTGATACTTTTAATATTCTTTTACAAGTATTAGACGAAGGTAGATTAACCGATAATAAAGGCCGTGTTGCTGATTTTAAAAACACCATTATTATCATGACATCTAATATGGGAAGTCATATTATTCAAGAGAAGTATGAAACTATGAATGGAGCTATTGAAGCTTCTATGGATTTAGCTAAAGAAGAAGTTTTAGGACTTTTAAAACAAAGTGTTAGACCAGAATTCTTGAATCGTATTGATGATATTATCATGTTTACTCCGCTTTCAAAAGACAATATAAAATCAATTGTTAGATTACAATTAAATCATATTAAAAAAATGATTTCTGCTCAGAATATAACTTTAGATGCTACAGAGCAAGCTATAACGCATTTAGCTGAAAAAGGATTTCAACCTGAGTTTGGCGCAAGACCTGTAAAAAGAGTCATCCAGAAACAAGTATTAAACTTATTGTCGAAAGAAATTTTAGCTGGAAAAATATCTAATGATAGTCTTATACTTCTAGATGAATTTGATGGAACTTTAGTGTTTCGAAATCCAATTCATGACGAAGAAGAATAA
- a CDS encoding RDD family protein: MNTLQVNTTQNVKINFEMANVGQRLLAFVVDNIIKIAYIYLAANFIDFDTVIRNIDQDHWSKIAVQVLFFLPVTFYSLYSEVLMNGQTLGKKVLNIRVINFEGFKPSFLDYTIRWFLRMVDFNFFILVFVLFYDSLNDEDFFVLLYLIFLFGKMLGFLMVIFTKNNQRVGDFAANTVVVYLKDNASFSKTILEEIKEDYKPTFSNVIKLSDNDVRIIKDTFVKARRSKDYNTLIKLRSKIEEVTSIKKPTKLTDIQFIDVVLKDFNYYTQD; encoded by the coding sequence ATGAACACACTACAAGTAAATACTACACAAAATGTTAAAATAAATTTTGAGATGGCAAATGTCGGTCAGCGTTTATTAGCTTTTGTGGTTGATAACATCATAAAAATTGCATACATATATCTTGCCGCAAATTTTATTGATTTTGATACTGTTATTCGTAATATCGATCAAGATCATTGGTCGAAAATAGCAGTACAAGTACTATTTTTTCTTCCTGTAACATTTTATTCCTTGTATTCTGAAGTTTTAATGAACGGACAAACTTTAGGTAAAAAAGTACTTAATATTAGAGTCATTAATTTTGAAGGATTTAAGCCTTCTTTTTTAGATTACACGATCAGATGGTTTTTACGTATGGTCGACTTTAACTTCTTTATCCTTGTTTTCGTTTTGTTTTATGATAGTCTTAATGATGAAGACTTTTTTGTTTTATTGTATTTGATTTTTCTATTTGGAAAAATGTTAGGTTTTTTAATGGTTATATTTACTAAAAACAATCAAAGAGTAGGAGATTTTGCGGCAAATACAGTAGTTGTTTATTTAAAAGATAACGCTAGTTTTTCAAAGACTATTTTAGAAGAAATTAAAGAAGATTATAAACCAACATTTTCTAATGTAATTAAGTTATCAGATAATGACGTAAGAATCATTAAAGATACTTTTGTAAAAGCTAGGAGAAGTAAAGATTATAATACTTTAATCAAATTACGATCTAAAATAGAAGAAGTTACAAGTATTAAAAAGCCAACAAAACTTACAGATATCCAATTTATAGATGTTGTTTTAAAAGATTTTAATTATTATACTCAAGATTAA
- a CDS encoding stage II sporulation protein M — MREIAFIKQNKEKWLEFEEVISNKIKKTPDEIAHLHIQIMNDLSYAQSFYPKSNVVPYLNKLAKSSYSKIYHTKKQTKNTLISFFLDTVPLLLYKYKKYMYISFIVFFAFFFIGLLSTFNDENFARQILSNDYVDQTLENIESGDALAIYKGGSTWGSFIGIFNNNLKVGLNMFLSGLFIGIGSGYYIMVNGIMVAVFQAFFYQHNSLVDSLLGIWIHGTYEIFAMIIEAGCGYIIGASILFPGALKRFESFKKGLRESFFIFLSTIPFTFVAAFLEGYVTRHYNKMPAFVCVFIILFCLITISYYYLIFPYKVAKRHNL; from the coding sequence ATGAGAGAGATCGCTTTTATAAAGCAAAATAAAGAAAAATGGCTTGAATTTGAAGAAGTAATTTCAAATAAAATTAAGAAAACTCCAGATGAAATAGCACATTTACACATTCAAATTATGAATGATTTGTCTTATGCACAATCATTTTACCCTAAGAGTAATGTTGTTCCTTATTTGAATAAATTAGCTAAAAGCAGTTACAGTAAAATATATCATACTAAAAAACAAACTAAGAATACTTTAATCTCTTTCTTTTTAGATACTGTTCCTTTACTACTCTACAAATACAAAAAATACATGTATATTTCTTTTATTGTGTTTTTTGCGTTCTTTTTTATTGGTTTATTATCAACCTTTAATGATGAAAATTTTGCCAGACAAATTTTAAGTAATGATTATGTAGACCAAACTCTTGAAAATATAGAAAGTGGTGATGCACTAGCCATTTATAAAGGCGGTAGTACTTGGGGAAGTTTTATTGGAATATTTAATAACAATCTTAAGGTTGGATTAAACATGTTTTTATCAGGTTTGTTTATTGGTATTGGTTCTGGTTACTATATTATGGTTAATGGAATTATGGTGGCTGTTTTTCAAGCCTTTTTCTACCAACACAATTCACTAGTAGATAGTTTACTGGGAATATGGATACATGGTACTTATGAAATTTTTGCTATGATAATTGAAGCCGGATGCGGATACATTATTGGTGCAAGTATATTATTTCCAGGTGCTTTAAAGCGTTTTGAATCTTTTAAGAAAGGATTACGGGAATCGTTCTTTATTTTTCTTAGTACTATTCCTTTTACATTTGTAGCAGCTTTTTTAGAAGGTTATGTTACCAGACATTACAATAAAATGCCTGCTTTTGTTTGTGTATTTATTATCCTTTTTTGTTTAATTACAATTTCATATTATTACTTGATATTTCCATATAAAGTAGCTAAAAGACATAATTTATGA
- a CDS encoding DUF4350 domain-containing protein, translating to MRKSNRFYIIGVLLFTIVGCKKTNWRENYQERSKDPFGTYIFANELENLFNDNEFEVLDEHIYDYLLINPVTTKDQGNYVCVKSYAYQLDKKTIKKLLDFVAVGNTVFLASNSFSSILQKELSFETKNLDDIVYSIEDLKQLDATLYLNNNQLSPKKTYFDRNLRRNYFESIDSTKTTVLGTQNINSERDKANFIKIRHGEGHVFLHTQPIVFTNYYLLKDNASYVENVFSYLPDRPIFLDTQTKRSKYKKNKEQKSALNFFYKHPSLKWALHVAFFGLLLFLFLNARRKQRAIPELKALKNSTQDFTHTIANLYLKEDNHKNLVTKKITYFLEKVRTKYHLDTQNLNASFIEKLAAKSGNTEHTTKYLINTITTINKRSQCSQEELVQLNSLIENFLKNK from the coding sequence ATGAGAAAGAGTAATCGTTTTTACATAATTGGAGTTTTACTTTTTACAATAGTTGGTTGTAAAAAAACCAATTGGAGAGAAAATTATCAAGAACGCTCAAAAGATCCTTTTGGGACATATATTTTTGCAAATGAACTTGAAAATTTATTTAATGACAATGAATTTGAAGTTTTAGATGAACATATTTACGACTACTTACTTATCAATCCTGTAACTACTAAAGATCAAGGTAATTACGTTTGTGTAAAATCATATGCTTACCAATTAGATAAAAAAACAATTAAAAAACTTTTAGACTTTGTAGCAGTTGGTAATACAGTTTTTTTAGCATCAAATAGTTTCAGCAGTATTCTTCAAAAAGAATTGAGCTTTGAAACTAAAAATTTAGATGATATAGTTTATTCTATTGAAGACTTAAAACAGTTAGATGCTACTTTGTATCTTAATAATAATCAACTATCACCAAAGAAAACGTATTTTGATCGAAATTTAAGAAGGAATTATTTCGAATCTATCGACAGTACTAAGACTACTGTATTAGGTACTCAAAATATAAACTCGGAAAGAGATAAAGCTAATTTTATAAAAATACGTCATGGAGAAGGTCATGTATTTTTACATACACAACCCATTGTTTTCACAAACTATTACTTATTAAAAGACAATGCTAGTTATGTTGAAAATGTATTTTCTTACTTACCAGATAGGCCTATATTTTTAGATACTCAAACCAAACGTAGTAAGTACAAGAAAAACAAAGAACAAAAATCTGCGTTAAACTTTTTTTATAAACATCCTAGCCTAAAATGGGCTCTACATGTGGCTTTTTTCGGATTATTACTTTTCTTATTTTTAAATGCTAGAAGAAAACAACGCGCAATTCCTGAATTAAAAGCTTTAAAAAATTCTACACAAGATTTTACACATACTATAGCCAATTTATATTTAAAGGAAGACAATCATAAAAATCTTGTTACTAAAAAAATCACTTACTTTTTAGAAAAAGTAAGAACTAAATATCACTTAGATACTCAAAATTTAAATGCTAGTTTTATTGAGAAATTAGCTGCTAAATCTGGTAATACAGAGCATACAACAAAGTACTTAATTAATACAATTACAACGATTAATAAAAGATCTCAATGTTCACAAGAAGAGTTAGTTCAATTAAACTCTTTAATTGAGAACTTTTTAAAAAACAAATAA
- a CDS encoding AAA family ATPase: MEETTTPNDGLEFENRIDLSELQESVYKIKNQLHKVIVGQKNMIDLLIVAIFSDGHALIEGVPGVAKTITTKLLSRAMDIDFSRIQFTPDLMPSDILGTSIFNVKSSEFEFKKGPVFSNMVLIDEINRAPAKTQAALFEVMEEKQITMDGKRYPMSAPFIVLATQNPIEQEGTYRLPEAQLDRFLFKINVDYPTAAEELEIVTREQALLKDKKLDQVEKVITGEEILKFRDLITNIKVEKNLLEYIANIVVNTRSNSFLFLGASPRATISILKASKAFAAVAGRDFVTPEDIKNAAIPVLEHRVIVTPEREMEGVTSKQIIEQIIEAVEIPR; the protein is encoded by the coding sequence ATGGAAGAAACAACTACTCCAAACGACGGTTTAGAATTTGAAAACAGAATTGATCTTTCTGAATTACAAGAAAGTGTATATAAAATAAAGAATCAGCTTCATAAAGTAATTGTTGGACAGAAAAATATGATCGATTTATTAATCGTTGCTATATTTTCTGACGGACATGCTTTAATTGAAGGTGTACCTGGAGTTGCAAAGACGATAACTACCAAGTTATTATCAAGGGCAATGGATATCGACTTTAGTAGAATACAATTCACTCCAGATTTAATGCCTTCTGATATTTTAGGAACTTCTATTTTTAATGTTAAATCTTCTGAATTTGAGTTTAAAAAAGGTCCTGTTTTTTCTAATATGGTTTTAATTGATGAAATAAACAGAGCTCCTGCTAAAACTCAAGCTGCACTGTTTGAAGTAATGGAAGAAAAACAAATTACAATGGATGGAAAACGTTATCCTATGAGTGCTCCATTTATTGTACTAGCAACTCAAAATCCAATTGAACAAGAAGGAACTTATCGTTTGCCTGAAGCTCAATTAGATCGTTTCTTATTCAAAATTAATGTAGATTACCCTACTGCTGCTGAAGAATTAGAAATTGTGACTAGAGAACAAGCCTTATTAAAAGATAAAAAATTAGATCAAGTAGAAAAAGTAATTACTGGTGAAGAAATTCTGAAGTTTAGAGACTTAATTACAAATATTAAAGTAGAAAAAAACTTATTAGAATACATTGCTAATATTGTAGTTAACACAAGGTCAAATTCATTCTTATTTTTAGGAGCTTCACCAAGAGCAACAATTTCTATTTTAAAAGCTTCAAAAGCATTTGCTGCAGTAGCAGGAAGAGATTTTGTAACTCCAGAAGATATTAAAAACGCTGCAATTCCTGTTTTAGAACACAGAGTAATTGTAACTCCTGAACGTGAAATGGAAGGTGTTACAAGTAAGCAAATCATTGAACAAATAATTGAAGCTGTAGAAATTCCTAGGTAA
- a CDS encoding DUF58 domain-containing protein, which yields MKTFFDSLFLNNRFFYALGLVAALFIVGFFVPVFFDVAKILLFSICIFTFIDIILLFSKKKGITGERFLPEKLSNGDQNKIVITLKNNYSIPVHTTVIEELPYQLQLRYFQLKEHFKKQEDKELTYLVSPNIRGDYDFGNMNVYTSSPLKFATKKYILGNPKNVKCYPSFLTLNDFSIKAISNDITSQGSKKIRRIGNSMEFEQIKEYVTGDDIRTLNWKATAKRNQLMVNQYVEEKSQPVYSIIDTGRPMQMHFDNLTLLDYSINASLAVSNAILKKHDKAGMFSFSQKIDNLIVAEQRNSQMNLISDALYNIKTNFLESDYSLLYASIKRKITSRSLLILYTNFETLDALKRQLPYLRAIAKNHLLLVVFFQNTELNKIIDNQSRKISDVYDTIIAEKFIYEKKQIANELKKYGIQSVLTKPKELTGNTINKYLELKTRGLF from the coding sequence ATGAAAACGTTTTTTGACTCTTTATTTTTAAATAATCGCTTTTTTTACGCCTTAGGATTAGTAGCTGCATTATTTATAGTTGGTTTTTTTGTTCCTGTATTTTTTGATGTGGCTAAAATACTATTGTTTAGTATCTGTATTTTTACTTTTATTGATATAATACTTTTATTTTCTAAAAAGAAAGGGATTACTGGAGAACGTTTTTTGCCAGAAAAATTATCTAATGGAGATCAAAATAAAATAGTAATTACTTTAAAAAATAACTATTCAATTCCTGTTCATACTACAGTTATAGAAGAATTACCTTACCAACTACAACTACGCTATTTTCAACTTAAAGAACATTTTAAAAAGCAAGAAGATAAAGAATTAACTTATCTTGTTTCTCCAAATATTCGAGGAGATTATGACTTTGGAAATATGAATGTATATACTTCATCTCCTTTAAAGTTTGCTACAAAAAAATACATTTTAGGAAATCCAAAAAATGTAAAATGTTATCCTTCATTTCTAACACTTAATGATTTTTCTATTAAAGCGATTTCAAATGATATTACTAGTCAGGGAAGTAAGAAAATTAGAAGAATTGGAAACTCTATGGAGTTTGAACAAATTAAAGAATACGTTACAGGAGATGATATACGTACTTTAAACTGGAAAGCTACTGCAAAACGAAATCAGTTGATGGTAAATCAGTATGTTGAGGAAAAATCACAACCTGTATATTCTATTATCGATACGGGTAGACCGATGCAAATGCATTTTGATAATTTGACGCTTTTAGATTATTCTATAAATGCTTCTTTGGCTGTTAGTAATGCTATATTAAAAAAGCACGATAAAGCAGGAATGTTTTCTTTTTCTCAAAAAATTGATAACTTAATAGTCGCTGAGCAACGCAATTCACAAATGAATTTAATTTCGGATGCTCTATACAATATCAAAACGAATTTTTTAGAATCTGATTATAGCTTATTATATGCATCTATAAAACGAAAAATTACAAGCAGAAGTTTACTTATTCTATACACTAATTTTGAAACATTAGACGCTTTAAAAAGACAATTACCTTATTTAAGAGCTATTGCTAAAAATCATTTATTACTAGTAGTCTTCTTCCAAAATACTGAATTAAACAAAATTATTGATAATCAATCTCGTAAAATAAGTGATGTTTACGATACAATTATTGCTGAAAAATTTATCTATGAGAAAAAACAAATTGCTAACGAATTAAAGAAATACGGAATTCAATCCGTTTTAACAAAACCTAAAGAACTTACCGGAAATACTATTAACAAATATCTAGAATTAAAAACCAGAGGGTTATTTTAA
- a CDS encoding DUF805 domain-containing protein encodes MNWFIKVLKDYANFSGRARREEFWMFTLISFLINIGLSIIIFMIPDLYLISSLYSLIIIVPTLAVTARRLHDIGKSAWNFLFILIPLVGIILLIVWWAQDSQHGPNQWGDNPKGLGNSGDINLIGRD; translated from the coding sequence ATGAATTGGTTCATTAAAGTGCTTAAAGATTACGCAAATTTTTCAGGAAGAGCTAGAAGAGAAGAATTTTGGATGTTCACTCTTATTAGTTTTCTAATTAACATTGGTTTAAGTATCATTATATTTATGATTCCTGACTTATACCTAATCTCAAGTTTATACAGTTTAATTATTATTGTACCGACTTTAGCTGTAACAGCTAGAAGACTACACGATATTGGAAAAAGTGCATGGAATTTCTTATTTATTTTGATTCCTTTAGTTGGAATTATCTTATTGATCGTTTGGTGGGCACAAGATAGTCAACACGGACCAAATCAATGGGGAGATAATCCTAAAGGATTAGGTAATTCAGGAGATATCAATTTAATCGGAAGAGATTAA
- a CDS encoding peroxiredoxin family protein has protein sequence MKPYIALFIAIIITSCTTETKKVNKLEKGTYRAALQIQDQKEIPFIFEVINENELHVFNAEETIKVHEITYNNDSVKIQMPFFEGYLTAKIKENRLTGEFVKSSLDRIVPFTAEKSTDRFASTSKSKVNITGNWETVFSPNSEEDKYIAKGIFKQEGDKVTGTFRTTTGDYRFLEGNINNDILQLSTFDGAHAFLFTAKVTDSTMNGHFYSGNHWKEPFTAKLNNNYELPDAESLTYLRDGYETISFSFPDKNDTMVSLTDDRFKDKVTVVQIMGSWCPNCLDESKYYSEYYAKNKSKGIEFVALAFEVAKTKEEAFEYLNRFEEQTNITYPILLAQFGSSNKISAQEKLPMLNHVLSYPTTIILDRKGKVRKIHTGFNGPATGKLYTDFTKNFDSFLNELVNE, from the coding sequence ATGAAACCCTATATCGCTTTATTCATAGCTATCATTATAACTTCTTGTACTACTGAAACTAAAAAAGTTAACAAACTAGAAAAAGGAACATATAGAGCTGCTTTACAAATTCAAGATCAAAAAGAAATTCCTTTTATTTTTGAAGTTATTAATGAAAACGAATTACATGTTTTTAATGCTGAAGAAACGATAAAAGTTCATGAAATTACATATAATAATGATTCAGTAAAAATTCAAATGCCTTTTTTTGAAGGATATCTTACAGCAAAAATTAAAGAGAATAGACTTACTGGTGAATTTGTAAAATCTAGTTTAGATCGTATTGTTCCTTTTACTGCGGAAAAAAGTACAGATCGATTTGCTAGCACTTCTAAAAGTAAAGTCAATATTACAGGAAACTGGGAAACAGTTTTTAGCCCAAATTCCGAAGAAGATAAATATATCGCAAAAGGTATATTCAAACAAGAAGGAGATAAAGTTACGGGTACATTCAGAACTACTACTGGAGATTATCGTTTTTTAGAAGGTAATATCAATAATGATATTTTACAACTTTCTACTTTTGATGGCGCTCATGCATTTTTATTTACAGCAAAAGTTACTGATTCTACTATGAACGGACATTTCTATTCTGGTAATCATTGGAAAGAACCATTTACAGCAAAATTGAATAATAACTATGAATTGCCTGATGCTGAATCATTAACATATTTAAGAGATGGCTATGAAACCATTTCATTTTCATTTCCTGATAAAAATGATACTATGGTTTCTTTAACAGATGACCGTTTTAAAGATAAAGTAACTGTGGTTCAAATTATGGGATCTTGGTGTCCTAACTGCTTAGATGAAAGTAAATACTATTCAGAATATTACGCAAAAAACAAATCGAAAGGAATTGAATTCGTTGCCTTAGCTTTTGAAGTTGCTAAAACTAAAGAAGAAGCTTTTGAGTATTTGAATCGTTTTGAAGAACAAACCAATATCACCTACCCTATTTTGTTGGCTCAATTTGGTTCATCTAATAAAATTTCTGCTCAAGAAAAATTACCAATGTTAAACCATGTTTTATCATACCCAACTACAATTATACTTGATAGAAAAGGAAAAGTTAGAAAAATTCATACAGGATTTAATGGTCCTGCTACTGGTAAATTATATACCGATTTCACTAAAAATTTCGACTCTTTTTTAAACGAGTTAGTTAACGAATAA
- the mog gene encoding molybdopterin adenylyltransferase: MAKIGIITVSDRASAGVYEDLSGKAIIATLNDYLVSDWTEVYQVIPDEQDVIENTMIDMVDNKGCCLVITTGGTGPAKRDVTPEATEAVCDRMMPGFGELMRAESLKYVPTAILSRQTAGLRNESLILNLPGKPKSIRECLDAVFPAIPYCIDLMNGPYLDCNHEVIKPFRPKKK; the protein is encoded by the coding sequence ATGGCAAAAATTGGAATCATCACAGTAAGCGATAGAGCAAGTGCTGGTGTTTATGAAGATCTTAGTGGAAAAGCAATTATAGCAACTTTAAACGATTACTTAGTTTCTGATTGGACAGAAGTTTATCAAGTTATTCCTGACGAACAGGATGTTATTGAAAATACTATGATTGATATGGTTGACAATAAAGGTTGTTGTTTAGTAATTACAACAGGTGGAACAGGTCCAGCAAAAAGAGACGTTACGCCTGAAGCTACTGAGGCTGTTTGTGATCGTATGATGCCGGGTTTTGGTGAGTTAATGAGAGCAGAATCTCTAAAATATGTTCCTACAGCTATACTTTCAAGACAAACTGCTGGTCTTAGAAACGAAAGTTTAATTCTGAATTTACCTGGTAAACCGAAATCGATTCGTGAATGTTTAGATGCAGTTTTTCCTGCCATTCCGTATTGTATCGATTTAATGAACGGACCATATTTAGATTGTAATCATGAGGTTATAAAACCATTTCGTCCAAAGAAAAAGTAA
- a CDS encoding DUF3124 domain-containing protein: MKYITIFLVLLVLLGCDQKAPIKIQEENWSKRKSTISMVDSLTITGKSYLSVYSQMYSYTQKEKYNLTGMISLRNVSEKDTIFISRADYFNTEGLKIRTYFNYPIYVSPMETLEIVIDQEDIEGGTGSNFIFEWSIPKNCPEPLFEGVMNSMQGTQGVSFTTHGKRIE, encoded by the coding sequence ATGAAATACATAACAATATTTCTAGTACTATTAGTTCTATTAGGATGCGATCAGAAAGCTCCTATAAAAATTCAAGAAGAAAACTGGTCTAAAAGAAAATCTACTATTTCTATGGTAGATTCTTTAACTATTACTGGTAAATCTTACCTATCTGTTTATTCTCAGATGTATAGCTACACACAAAAAGAAAAATACAACTTAACAGGAATGATTAGTTTGAGAAATGTTAGTGAAAAAGATACCATTTTTATTTCTAGAGCAGATTACTTTAATACCGAAGGCTTAAAAATTAGAACATATTTCAATTACCCTATTTATGTTTCTCCTATGGAAACTCTTGAAATTGTTATCGATCAAGAAGATATTGAAGGCGGAACTGGTTCTAATTTTATATTTGAGTGGAGTATTCCTAAAAATTGTCCAGAACCTTTATTCGAAGGAGTTATGAATTCTATGCAAGGTACACAAGGAGTTTCTTTTACAACTCACGGAAAAAGAATTGAATAA